The Drosophila innubila isolate TH190305 chromosome 2L unlocalized genomic scaffold, UK_Dinn_1.0 4_B_2L, whole genome shotgun sequence genome segment GCGTTggtcaaattttgtaaaacatCCGATACTCCCTTGccagaaattaataataacctTGAGGTAAGATTTTTaacagttaataatatttttatttatttatatttatattaatacatattgaaataaaagaatatttatattgaaaatgaaataaagtgttgtttataaTGTAAGTGAagtatacttaaataatagCATTAATTGTCAAaggaataattaaatacaattttttgaatttccattctacataacaattttttttttgcatccaTTTTGCGAACATGTggtaataaactaaaaaaaaaagcttcgTCTTCATCTCTATCGTTTtggttattaattttttcttgcattaagcttaatttcttttgctcaATAGCCAACAACTCTTTAGCCGGGTTGAActttgtctgttttttttttggctgatAATTAATTTCTTCTTCGGAAAGAAGCTCACTTATTTCCTCAGATATAATTATATCTTCTTCACCTTCATTCATCGAGGACTCTGAAGGAAATCCTGAGCATGAAACCTCCAATGATAGTTCCTTTAAATTTCCGACTGACTTCCGTGGCTTCATTTGGTCCTTTAGAAATAACAATGAATTAAAGTGTGGCCAAGTTGTATATTTGGAATACTGCTCCTCTGAAATTCCACAGTCTCCAGATTTTGCAACtggaatttttttcaattcattaCGGAATTGGTCACGAATATTTTTCCACTTCTTCTTTAAGCAGTCctctgtaataaaaattatatttatttaattacagatTTTTAGCTACTGGGGCATCTTTTGTATCATTGGGCTATTCATTCAAAATTGGAAGGACTACCATTTCAGTTCTAGTAAAAGAAACCGTAATTGCTCTTTGGGAGGAACTACAACCACTGCATATGCCCCAGCCTACAACACAAATTATTACACAGACGGCAAAGGAATTTTGGAAAGCTTGGAACTTTCCCAATTGTGCTGGTGCTATTGATGGAAAGCACATTCGTGTTAGATGTCCAGCACATTCCGGGTCTATgtattacaattataaaaagtttttttccaTTGTACTTCAAGGGGTGGCTGATGccaattgtaaatttataacaattgaaGTTGGAGGCTATGGCAAACAAAGTGATGGTGGAACATTTAATGCATCTCAACTGTATAAGCAACTAAAAACCCGACAGTTCATGCCGCCAGATTCCTTTTTGCCGGGAACAAATATAAAGATGCCATATGTCTTCGTTGGTGATGAGGCCTATCCCCTTTTACAAAGTCTTTTAAGGCCATATTCAAGAAGAGATATAAATGCTGAAAACGAGTCGTCTTTCCAGAGCTCGAAGATGCATTGAATGTGCCTTTGGAATAATAACATCTAAATGGCGTCTTCTCTGGAAGCCTATTGAAACAGATCCAGattttgttgatgttattgTAAAAAGTATATGCATTTTGCATAATACAATTATTGACCTCGAAGGAGCTTATGATTTGAATCTTGAATCAGCAAATTTTCAGAccaataatacaaataataatggcGCCGAAACAtataatcatataaatttaagaacagGTCAAATAGTTAGGGACGCCTTTCGTGACTTTGTATGTAcacacaaataatattatttaagcaacATGTTATCAaacacaatataataaaatttacatatgttaAATCACACACAATATAATAAGATCTACACATCTTAATAAATCTTTACTTACTTGGTGTTTCCAACGCTTTCTCAATTTCAGTCCAATTCTTCTCAACAATAATTCGGTTGTGGTAATTTTTGGACTTTTGATCCCAGAGCACTGAGTGGCAAAAGATTtccgaaattaaattttctacacCGAAACTCATATTTTTGTCATATGTCTTCTTTCTCCGACGTTcacttaaaaagtaaaaacgaatGCAGTAAATACGCATCATTTCATTATAACAAACGGTGAATAAAGATGGGAATTAAGATACAAATTTACCGCAAAAGTTTACAAATATGCatgatttgaaaataaacgGTTATTAAAGCTCAGAATGTAAGAAAAGAGACTAGCAGTCTGAGCGAGACCAAGCGATAAAGCAGGTTGTAAACTGCTTTCTCGCCTCGCTCTCGATTTGTCGCTTGAACTCGCATCTCGCTCCGTTCTCACTCTGACACCTTTTAAGCGATTGCATTCAAAAAAGCTTGCAGAGCTTTATCGCGCGATGTCGCCCAATATTATCGCATCGCTTCTCGCGCGCACTCTGACATCAGCCTTAGGCAGTGGAAGCATCAAAAGCTCTCACCTCAAGTTGAATGCCAACGAATTGTACGTTTAGTACAATTTTTAAGACTTAGTGGAACAGATCGTGCGACTTCTGCTAGCCAAAATAcgaattaataaatagtaagtgatatacacatacatatttttgtatatatttgtgatTAGCGAGTAAACAGTGAAATATAAAGATGATTAAGTCAGATCGTTTTGGGGATTTTTTACATGcacatcaaaattaatatatacacattgtatgtatgtatatacatatattcaatcgacgtatgtataatatatgtgaataaatacatatacaaactAGGGGCGAACTGGTTTGTTTTATTAGGAAGTGTATACatgcatgcatacatatttatttaagtatttataatatatgtaagaGGGAGCTctcataaattgaattttaagttaaaagtaattaaataacacGACTTTGTCGTCTCTGTATCTTGGATTGTGCAAAATGGAAGATGCTTATATCAATAAaacgtattttaaaaaatatatacatatttacacatCCAAATGTATCTACACTTGTGTATACGGATAAATAGACAGTGAAGATACAAAAGAATCTTTTAAGATTTACAAAGtaaaattatacatacaaaacatatatatacatatgtgtgtcaACCAAACCTACCATATATTTAGTTAGTTGTCAGTTTCGATAAGCGCATCGATATCAGAAAGAGAAGATATCGAAGGCTTATGACAAGGATCTTTTCagtaaaaattacttaaaatccTGTATTACCTTGTCACGAAAGCTTACACGCGAAAAAGATAATTCGCAAATTATGCCAAGATTTTGATATCGAGAGGATatccaatttttatttacgttACCTTAAATTGCGGGTATAGCAAATGAAATATGAATGGCCCAGAGTGTAATTTATACtctttcaataattttaaaattttgtttttcatgaAAAGGAAggtaaaaatgttcaattctgtttattaaattttgtttctaTCTTTTATAAAGGAAAGCTGATGATGGACATAaagatttttcttttatgtcTTTTGGCATACAACTGCCTTGCCCAAGACACATCGTTAGACGATCTTATtgctgatatttttaaaacagatCCTACCGCATTCAGCTCTACCACTACACAAGCAACTCCAGTTATAACTCAGCCATCAGCATCTCCCAATACTGTCGAGGAACGCCAGCAATATGAGTCTTGCGGTGACCAGAAAGAATGTGTGCCTAGATGGTTGTGCGCTAACGATACCATAAATACCAGTGgagaaaatataatagataTTCGTATAAACACAGACTCGCCCACAGGCTCAGCCACAAAAACGTGCTCAAACTATTTGCAAGTCTGCTGTGACATTCCTGACAAggtaaaattgtattttctcACTTATATTATTCGGttcttcaatatttatatttctcaaGAGAGACAAACCGGAAGTACCAACTACGCCTGTTAACATCAATCGGGGATGTGGTTATCGTAACCCGAAAGGTGTTACCTTTAAAATAACTGGAGCCTTGGACCAGGAAGCCGAATTTGCAGAGTTCCCCTGGATGGTTGCTGTTCTACGCGAAGAGTCTTCTTTAAATCTGTACGAGTGTGGAGGCGCCATAATAACACCCGAAGTAATATTAACAGCAGCCCACTGCGTTCATAACAAAGAAGCTAAAACTTTAATTGGTATGACTCTAAATAGAGTTCATGAAAATATCTCCACTTTTgctaattatattttcttttattttcagttcGAGCTGGTGAATGGGATACTCAGACGAAAGGTGAACCAATTCCGCATGAAGATCGTTACGTAAAGGAGATCATATATCACGAACAGTTTAATAAGGGATCTCTTTATAATGATGTCGCACTACTCTTTTTAGAAAGCCCATTGAATTTCCAAGAGAATATTCAACCAGTTTGTTTGCCAAATTCAGGGGAACAATTTGACTATGACCGCTGTTTCGCAACAGGCTGGGGAAAGAACAAATTCGGAAAAGATGGGGAATATCAagtaattcttaaaaaaattgatttaccCGTTGTTGAAAGGACGACATGCCAAAACAATTTACGTAACACACGTTTAGGAAAATACTTTGTATTACACGATAGTTTTATCTGTGCAGGAGGAGAAAAGGATAGGGACACGTGCAAGGGTGATGGCGGCTCTCCCTTAGTCTGCCCAATTAAGGGTCAACCAGACCGCTTCAAATCTGCCGGTATAGTTGCTTGGGGAATTGGATGTGGTGAAGAAAATATTCCTGGAGTATACGCAAGTGTTGCTCACTCAAGGTCATGGATAGACCAGAAGCTTAACTTGAGACAAATCAATCCAAAATATTTCACACCctgataaatttatattaaaccaaaatatgtaaaaaaatttcattggaAACCTGTGCAATGGTAATAAAGTAAAGTTTTATTtggtgtataaatattttttaaaatttatttacttatagtCGTTTTGAGAAGCACTTAATagggtatattaaaataaaagactaACATGCCTTGTCGAAACATTCTCAAAATTTTTCCTGTTTCTCTAGCATACGACGAGTTCACGAAATGAAAGAAGCAGAGCTGCCAGATCTAGACAACTTGTAACAAGTTGTGAAACTGCTAATTTGTTCTTAGTTAATCAACTGActttaaatattgacaaaaaacttaatttaaatatagactTAGCACTAATTATTGATAGCAAAGCATCTGTTCCACTCCTGACcttaaaaaaagcaacaaataaacaaaaaggtTACTCAAAAAAAGAGTGCAAAAGTCGGACTCAAATGTAAAATGCCCTAATTtctaaaatctaaattaattgtatacTGACATTCATGTACACaacacattaaatttttttaaacaataaaataaataaaatattattagccAATATCTCTTGCGtaaaatatttggcatttggTGGGAATACCCATAATTTGATAACAAATACTGTTTTACAATAATCGATATGTAAGTACTATCGAAACCTGCGATTAAACACAACACTGAGGATGACGCACGAAGAGAACAAAGATGGCGTTCACGATGGCTACACGAACAAAGCCAGCAGAAcactaaatataaaagttgtaaattttaGTGAAAACATTGTTAAAACAGTGCAAATAAACGTGAAAAGGCAATGTAAAATTGTTGTACCATGTGTAAACTAAAAAAGGATTACGCAAACTAACCATTGGCCATTGCTGTGGAAGTTTTGTGTAATtcaaaacatacatacatatgtagtttGTGTTTCGTGgtcaaaagaaatacaaatccGATCCACACCTTTTATTATAACTAAGACGGTACGGTTTTGATAATATTGTGAGAAAGTACAACATAATTGCTGCCAGcatcaacaaaaattacaacaacaaaatttgcattttgtgcaAGTGAGTATAGCAATAAAAgcagcaatttttttaaataaaaaaatcattgcatgcacataaaa includes the following:
- the LOC117780868 gene encoding phenoloxidase-activating factor 2, whose amino-acid sequence is MMDIKIFLLCLLAYNCLAQDTSLDDLIADIFKTDPTAFSSTTTQATPVITQPSASPNTVEERQQYESCGDQKECVPRWLCANDTINTSGENIIDIRINTDSPTGSATKTCSNYLQVCCDIPDKRDKPEVPTTPVNINRGCGYRNPKGVTFKITGALDQEAEFAEFPWMVAVLREESSLNLYECGGAIITPEVILTAAHCVHNKEAKTLIVRAGEWDTQTKGEPIPHEDRYVKEIIYHEQFNKGSLYNDVALLFLESPLNFQENIQPVCLPNSGEQFDYDRCFATGWGKNKFGKDGEYQVILKKIDLPVVERTTCQNNLRNTRLGKYFVLHDSFICAGGEKDRDTCKGDGGSPLVCPIKGQPDRFKSAGIVAWGIGCGEENIPGVYASVAHSRSWIDQKLNLRQINPKYFTP